Proteins found in one Aspergillus chevalieri M1 DNA, chromosome 2, nearly complete sequence genomic segment:
- a CDS encoding uncharacterized protein (COG:S;~EggNog:ENOG410PND4;~InterPro:IPR011990;~go_function: GO:0005515 - protein binding [Evidence IEA]): MSAIDLFTQYSLHLDPSSKAITYPPPSTPAVDTELTYLNTLHRSLLSLETPNNIPPPPLPINPKRSAQITKLRDTANTAYRKNNHPEAIKLYTLTIDMALSRPGWEPVALAREELAGLFANRAQAYMGMGKWVEGLVDARCSVECKGVGNVKGWWRVGRCLGEMGRWEEAKNVIEKGLELEGREGEGGKELLGLLEEVEEGLKRAAAS; the protein is encoded by the coding sequence ATGTCCGCAATCGACCTCTTCACCCAATACTCCCTCCATCTCGACCCCTCCAGCAAAGCCATCACTTACCCACCCCCGTCAACCCCGGCAGTCGACACCGAACTCACGTACCTAAACACCCTCCACCgctccctcctctccctcgaAACGCCTAACAACATCCCCCCACCTCCGTTACCCATAAACCCCAAGCGCAGCGCCCAAATCACCAAACTCCGCGACACCGCCAACACAGCCTACCGCAAAAACAACCACCCCGAAGCCATCAAACTCTACACCCTGACCATTGACATGGCGCTCTCGCGCCCCGGTTGGGAACCCGTCGCACTGGCGCGCGAGGAGTTAGCTGGGTTGTTTGCGAATCGCGCGCAGGCGTATATGGGTATGGGGAAGTGGGTGGAGGGGCTTGTGGATGCGCGGTGTAGTGTTGAGTGTAAGGGGGTGGGGAATGTGAAGGGGTGGTGGAGGGTTGGGAGGTGTTTGGGGGAGATGGGACGGTGGGAGGAGGCGAAGAATGTGATTGAGAAGGGATTGGAGCTTGAGgggagggagggggagggggggaaGGAGTTGTTGGGGCTTttggaggaggttgaggaggggTTGAAGAGGGCTGCGGCGAGTTGA